One Acidobacteriota bacterium genomic window, GCTGTGATGGCAACGACGGTCCTGGTTTTTGTCGAGCGTCGAGACGGTGAGATCAAGCGGGCCACGCTGGAGGCGGTCGGCGCTGCCAGAGCCCTGTCACCTGACGTCGAGGTCGTGGCACTAGCGCTGGGGCCGGACGCCGCGGGGCACGCCGAGTTGCTGGGGCAGGCCGGCGTGAGTCGCCTGTTGATCCACGAGGATCCGCGCCTCGAGCTCTACGCGGTGCAGGCCTACGCGGCCTGCCTGGCGGACGCCGCGACGGCTTGTTCTGCCGATCTGCTGTTGATCCCCGGCACCGTGATGGGGCGCGACCTGGCGGCACGGACCGCCGCGAGACTCGACGTCCCCCTCGTCAGTGACGCCATCGAGCTGGAGCTGAGCGATGCGGGTGCGCTGACCGCGCTCCGACCGGTCTATTCCGGCAAGGCGACCGTGCGCGTTTCGATCGCCGACGCCAGTCCGAAACTCGCCAGCCTGCGTCCAAATGTCTTCCCCGTTGCCGCGAGCGACGGAGGCACAGCCGCAACCACGGAGAGCCTCTCGACCGACCTGAGCGTCGGTCTATTCAAGGGACGCGTCACGCGGACGGAGAAGCCGGAACAGGAAGAGCTGGATGTCAGCGAGGCTTCGATCGTGGTTGCCGGTGGACGGGGACTCAAGGAGCCGGAACATTTTTCGTTGATCCGCGACCTCGCAGACGCCGTCGGTGGAGCCGTCGGTGCTTCGCGGGCCGTCGTCGATGCGGGCTGGATCGCCCACTCGCATCAGGTCGGGCAGACCGGCAAGGTTGTCTCGCCGTCGCTCTACATCGCGTGCGGGATCTCGGGCGCGATCCAGCATCTCGCCGGGATGACATCGTCAAAAATCATCGTCGCGATCAACAAGGATCCCGACGCACCGATCTTCAACGTTGCGGACTACGGGATCGTCGGCGACGTCTTCGAGGTATTACCGGCTCTGACGACCGCGATACGCGAACACCGCTCGACACACTGACCGTTCGGCTAGACCTCGTCGTAGAAAAACTGGTTCAGGCACTGGATGCGATCCTCGTAGGTGTCCGGATACAGGAACCAGGACGCTGCAGCCAGCGATGACAGCAGCGAGTTGCCGTCCTGCGGCGTAAAGCAATAGCCGACGACTTCCGTGCCACCGTCCCGGACGGCGACTGTCGGCAGTGCGATGACCGTCACGTTGAGAATTCGACCGAACTGACCATGATCGCGGCCGAACGAAAAGACGCCGTTCGCCGATGTCTTGTAGGTCACCGAAACACGGTCGTTGAGCTTGAGGTTCTCGGTCACCTTCTCGAGGGTCGTCGGATTATTGAGACGAAGGTCGAAGAAGATCGTATGCATGTACTGCGTATTCAGTTTGATCGCCGTTGAGAACAGCTCCATGTCGTAACCCATCGTATTGAACAGATGCCACGCATCGCGGGCATGATGGGTCCCGAACCTCGCGTCCTTGTGCGCGCCGACCTGCG contains:
- a CDS encoding electron transfer flavoprotein subunit alpha/FixB family protein, giving the protein MATTVLVFVERRDGEIKRATLEAVGAARALSPDVEVVALALGPDAAGHAELLGQAGVSRLLIHEDPRLELYAVQAYAACLADAATACSADLLLIPGTVMGRDLAARTAARLDVPLVSDAIELELSDAGALTALRPVYSGKATVRVSIADASPKLASLRPNVFPVAASDGGTAATTESLSTDLSVGLFKGRVTRTEKPEQEELDVSEASIVVAGGRGLKEPEHFSLIRDLADAVGGAVGASRAVVDAGWIAHSHQVGQTGKVVSPSLYIACGISGAIQHLAGMTSSKIIVAINKDPDAPIFNVADYGIVGDVFEVLPALTTAIREHRSTH